One window from the genome of Epinephelus moara isolate mb chromosome 5, YSFRI_EMoa_1.0, whole genome shotgun sequence encodes:
- the ecpas gene encoding proteasome adapter and scaffold protein ECM29: protein MAAQDELNQLERVFLRLGHAETDEQLQDIISKFLPPVLLKLSSVQEGVRKKVMELLVHLNKRIKSRPKIQLPVETLLVQYQDPAAASFVTNFTIIYIKMGYPRLEVGKQCELAPTLLTAMEGKPQPQQDSLMHLLIPTLYHMKYPADTSKVASPFNLTERPKTVQLLLEFMLDVLLMPYGFVLNESPTRPAPSSSQGGSAEGTVASGGQGLPQPPPGMSVYAAKRVIGEAQWSAEQLEQCKLGIVKFMEAKQVPEVETVVHLVVASSDTRHSVATAADLELKSKQSIIDWNNPLIINKMYKVYLGDVPLKTKGGNVKQELKHEPVSTRVKMKILPHLLRSRLAAECFPANIQVVYDGLFGANTNNKLLSLTLQFVHHICMVCPDTNKPLGLMLLNGLTKLINEYKEDPKLLCVAYSAVGKLSSRMPQLFTKDIALVQQFFESMCKEEADVRLAIQEALSMMVGAYANLQGALLNLMEALVAAYIGKPEVQVRQVAMKFASTVFAPDHVPSRYLLLLAAGDPREEVSGEAQRVLRALPTKSSEKEGPKPMPSFTDMVAYVQEKAAQRIKTPAKYIVGTSTIPFNPSAFGEIVLYLRMCLAHSAGVTPMSTRLADMQDDAPAIGRYVHTLLSSESQPSVSKGSEANPVHVYMDLLQQLLSAVGGIPVMYCLLEVVSVCPEKLASRFVDRIDWIKSLMNTNKEDMRELAAQLYAVVVSTMTGNELQTAVHNLLKITKDNHSPETQHGAILALGYMVGRYMSRKKAVTPGDDMGQQMSMISQGDDELVAMATKTVGSFLDNSSALLAVAACTALGEIGRNGALLIPAEGEGFTKLSAVENLLARIPSGKESTKMKERSIQTLGYLPVGDGDFPHQKKLLQGLMDSVEAKQVELQFTVGEAITSAAIGTSSGAARDPWTCTEDQYSPPHNVKNNDVVPWVLKSILSRYIPSQNPHVRQAACIWLLSLVKKLSQHKEITSSLKEIQVAFISTLSDPDELSQDVASKGLGLVYEMGGEVDQQELVSTLVETLMTGKRVKHAVSEDTEVFQGEGLGKTPDGHGLTTYKELCSLASDLNQPDLVYKFMNLANHHAMWNSRKGAAFGFHMIAAKAGEQLAPFLPQLVPRLYRYQFDPNLSIRQAMTSIWDALVTDKTLVDKYLKEILQDVISNLTNNAWRVRESSCLALNDLIRGRQADDLIDHLAEIWETLFRVLDDIKESVRKAADLTLKTLSKVCTRMCESTGSAAQRTVAVMLPTLLEKGIVSNVSEVRSLSIQTLVKISKTAGARLKPHASRLIPALLEALTTLEPQVLNYLSVRATEQEKSAMDAARLSAAKSSPMMETVNMCLHHLDVSVLGELVPRLCELLKSGVGLGTKGGCASVIVSLTVQCPQDLTPYSGKLMSALLNGIHDRSTVVQKAYAFALGHLVRTAKDASVEKLLLKLNSWYLEKEEPVYKSSCALTMHAISHYSPDVLKGHAGVALPLAFLGMHQAPGPDEEKGEGHDATLWAEVWQENVPGSFGGIRLYMTELIAITQKALQSQSWKMKAQGAAAMATVAKEQTGSLVAPHLGMVLTALMQGLSGRTWAGKEELLKAIGSVVSKCSEELKKPCAGQPTIPEVLEAVFKECRKESLVYKMAALRCAGDVLHSSQEDRFSDMAEILFPLIKKNCPESGGASPRSLDDDDDDKDAKEKALQTDALLCAFETLGKTWPKNPQTQARFQVEVCSLMCNKLKLSTWKVQLAVLQSMKAYFKGLLLLEKGSEDFNALSQILTETCAALTYPLENKSYSSVRTEALSVVDLIVKRTGESEQWDCVSVKSREQLQRSLSTLQSDSRPDLRDKAQELRRHIQSQP from the exons ATGGCTGCCCAGGATGAACTCA ATCAACTGGAACGTGTGTTCCTCCGCCTGGGCCATGCAGAAACAGATGAGCAGCTACAGGACATTATCTCCAAGTTCCTGCCCCCTGTGCTCCTCAAACTCTCCAGCGTTCAGGAGGGTGTGCGGAAGAAA GTTATGGAGTTGTTGGTCCACCTGAACAAGAGGATAAAAAGCCGACCTAAGATTCAGCTTCCTGTAGAAACTTTGCTGGTACAGTACCAAGATCCCGCAGCCGCCTCCTTTGTGACG aATTTCACCATCATCTACATCAAAATGGGCTACCCACGTCTAGAGGTGGGAAAACAGTGCGAGCTGGCCCCCACCCTGCTCACTGCCATGGAAGGCAAGCCACAACCACAGCAGGACAG cCTGATGCACCTGCTGATCCCTACTCTTTACCATATGAAGTATCCTGCAGACACCTCCAAGGTTGCTTCTCCATTTAACCTAACTGAAAGGCCAAAGAcagtgcagctgctgctggagttCATGTTGGATGTTTTACTGATGCCTTACGG GTTTGTGCTGAATGAATCCCCGACTCGCCCTGCTCCTTCCTCCTCCCAGGGAGGTTCTGCAGAGGGGACAGTGGCTTCAGGTGGTCAGGGTCTTCCCCAGCCTCCCCCAGGGATGAGTGTCTATGCTGCCAAGAGGGTGATTGGAGAGGCTCAGTGGAGCGCTGAGCAGCTAGAGCAG TGTAAGCTGGGCATAGTGAAGTTCATGGAGGCAAAGCAAGTCCCAGAGGTGGAGACAGTGGTGCACCTGGTGGTGGCGTCAAGCGACACCCGACACAGTGTGGCCACTGCAGCTGATCTGGAGCTGAAGAGCAAACAGAG CATCATCGATTGGAACAATCCTCTAATTATCAACAAGATGTACAAGGTGTATCTGGGCGATGTTCCTCTTAAAACAAAG GGAGGCAATGTGAAGCAGGAGCTAAAACATGAACCAGTAAGCACAAGAGTCAAAATGAAGATCCTGCCACATCTTCTGCGATCACGTCTAGCTGCAGAGTGCTTTCCAGCTAACATCCAG GTTGTGTATGATGGTCTGTTTGGAGCCAACACCAACAACAAACTTCTGTCTCTCACCCTGCAGTTTGTCCATCACATCTGCATGGT ttgtcCTGACACTAATAAACCTTTGGGACTGATGCTGCTGAATGGTCTCACCAAGCTCATTAATGAATACAAGGAG GATCCTAAGTTACTATGTGTTGCCTACTCTGCTGTTGGAAAGCTGTCCAG CCGCATGCCACAGCtgttcacaaaggatattgcccTCGTACAGCAATTTTTTGAGTCCATGTGCAAG GAGGAGGCTGATGTCCGTCTTGCCATTCAGGAAGCTTTGTCCATGATGGTTGGAGCTTATGCCAACCTACAGGGGGCACTGCTGAACCTAATGGAAGCCCTGGTGGCTGCATACATTGGAAAG CCGGAGGTGCAAGTTCGCCAGGTGGCCATGAAATTTGCCAGCACAGTGTTTGCTCCTGATCATGTGCCATCAAGATACCTGCTGCTACTGGCAGCTGGAGACCC gAGGGAGGAGGTGTCTGGGGAGGCCCAGAGGGTGCTCAGAGCTTTACCTACCAAGAGCTCAGAGAAGGAGGGACCAAAGCCAATGCCCTCCTTCACCGACATGGTGGCTTATGTCCAAGAGAAG GCGGCTCAGAGGATCAAGACTCCAGCTAAGTACATTGTTGGAACCTCCACTATTCCTTTCAACCCATCTGCATTTGGAGAG ATCGTGCTCTACCTGAGGATGTGTTTAGCACACAGCGCTGGGGTCACACCCATGTCTACACGCCTGGCAGACATGCAGGATGATGCGCCGGCCATCGGACGCTACGTCCACACACTGCTGTCCTCTGAGTCTCAGCCTTCAGTGTCAAAGGGTTCTGAGGCCAACCCTGTTCATGTCTACATGgatctgctgcagcagctgctgtctgctgttggAG GAATCCCAGTTATGTACTGTCTACTGGAGGTGGTGTCTGTTTGCCCAGAGAAACTGGCCTCCAGATTTGTCGATAGAATTGACTGGATTAAA AGTCTGATGAACACAAATAAGGAGGACATGAGGGAGCTTGCAGCCCAGCTGTATGCTGTGGTGGTTTCCACCATGACTGGCAACGAGCTGCAGACGGCTGTCCACAACCTGCTGAAAATCACCAAAGACAACCAT AGTCCTGAGACTCAGCATGGTGCCATTTTGGCTCTTGGCTACATGGTGGGAAGGTACATGAGCAGGAAGAAAGCTGTCACCCCTGGGGACGACATGGGGCAGCAAATGAGCATGATCTCCCAAGGAGATGATGAACTTGTTGCCATGGCCACCAAGACAGTTG GTTCCTTCCTGGACAACAGTAGTGCACTGCTGGCTGTAGCAGCGTGTACAGCTCTGGGAGAAATTGGCCGTAATGGCGCCCTGCTGATTCCCGCAGAGGGGGAGGGCTTCACTAAACTGTCAGCCGTGGAAAACCTGCTGGCTCGCATCCCCTCTGGCAAGGAGAGCACAAAG ATGAAGGAGCGATCAATCCAGACATTGGGTTACCTTCCTGTGGGAGATGGAGACTTCCCTCACCAGAAGAAGCTGCTGCAGGGTCTTATGGACTCTGTAGAG GCCAAACAGGTGGAGCTGCAGTTCACAGTTGGAGAGGCGATAACCAGTGCTGCAATTGGCACCAGCTCTGGAGCTGCCAGAGACCCATGGACCTGCACTGAGGACCAGTACAGCCCACCACACA ATGTGAAAAACAATGATGTGGTTCCTTGGGTCCTGAAGTCCATCCTGTCCCGGTATATACCCAGCCAGAACCCCCATGTCCGACAGGCAGCCTGCATATGGCTGCTCTCCCTGGTCAAGAAACTCAGCCAGCACAAGGAAATAACG TCCAGTTTGAAGGAGATTCAGGTGGCGTTCATCTCTACTCTCTCAGACCCTGACG AGTTGAGTCAGGATGTGGCGTCTAAAGGCCTGGGCCTCGTCTATGAGATGGGAGGAGAAGTTGACCAGCAGGAGCTGGTGTCTACCCTGGTGGAAACACTCATGACAGGCAAAAG AGTGAAACATGCAGTTTCAGAAGATACAGAGGTGTTCCAAGGAGAAGGTTTGGGGAAAACACCTGATGG TCACGGCCTGACCACATACAAGGAGCTCTGCTCATTAGCCAGCGATCTGAACCAACCAGATCTCGTCTACAAGTTCATGAACCTGGCCAATCATCATGCCATGTGGAACTCCCGCAAG GGCGCAGCTTTTGGTTTCCACATGATTGCAGCCAAGGCCGGGGAGCAGCTGGCTCCATTCCTGCCCCAGCTTGTGCCCCGCCTGTACCGCTACCAGTTTGACCCCAACCTCAGCATTCGTCAGGCCATGACCAGCATCTGGGATGCCTTGGTCACTGATAAGACCCTG GTGGATAAGTATCTTAAGGAGATCCTGCAGGATGTAATTTCCAACCTGACCAATAACGCCTGGAGAGTGCGCGAGTCCAG CTGCTTGGCCCTGAATGACCTGATTCGTGGCCGCCAAGCTGATGACCTCATTGATCACCTGGCAGAAATATGGGAGACGCTGTTCAGAGTCCTTGATGACATCAAG GAATCTGTGAGGAAAGCTGCAGACCTAACACTGAAGACACTCAGTAAG GTGTGTACACGTATGTGTGAGTCTACAGGCTCCGCAGCCCAGAGAACTGTGGCGGTTATGTTACCTACCCTGCTGGAGAAAGGCATCGTTAGCAATGTCTCAGAGGTCCGCTCACTAAG TATCCAGACTCTGGTGAAGATTAGTAAGACGGCCGGCGCCAGACTAAAGCCCCATGCGTCCCGGTTGATCCCGGCCCTGCTGGAGGCCCTTACCACCCTGGAGCCTCAGGTCCTTAACTACCTCAGTGTCAGAGCCACAGAGCAAGAAAAG AGTGCCATGGACGCTGCCAGGCTGAGTGCAGCCAAGTCCTCTCCAATGATGGAGACCGTTAACATG TGTCTGCACCACCTCGATGTTTCCGTGCTGGGAGAGCTGGTTCCCAGGCTCTGTGAGCTGCTCAAGAGTGGAGTAGGCTTGGGCACCAAG GGTGGCTGTGCTAGTGTGATTGTCTCACTCACAGTGCAGTGTCCCCAGGACCTCACCCCATACTCAG GTAAACTAATGAGTGCCCTGCTGAATGGTATCCATGACAGAAGCACTGTAGTACAGAAAGCATATGCCTTTGCTTTGGGACACCTAGTCAGA ACAGCGAAAGACGCCAGCGTAGAGAAACTACTTCTGAAGCTCAACAGCTGGTACTTGGAGAAAGAAG AACCAGTGTACAAGTCATCATGTGCGTTGACCATGCACGCCATCAGCCACTATAGCCCCGATGTGCTGAAGGGCCATGCAGGAGTGGCTCTGCCGCTGGCCTTTCTGGGTATGCATCAGGCGCCAGGTCCTGAtgaggagaaaggagagggCCACGATGCCACACTGTGGGCTGAGGTGTGGCAGGAGAATGTCCCAG GAAGCTTCGGAGGCATCAGACTCTACATGACGGAGCTGATCGCTATCACACAGAAGGCTCTGCAGTCCCAGTCCTGGAAGATGAAGGCTCAGGGTGCAGCTGCCATGGCAACCGTTGCCAAGGAACAGACAGGCTCATTGGTGGCGCCACACCTTGGCATGGTGCTAACAGCGTTAATGCAGGGACTATCCGGGCGCACGTGGGCTGGCAAG gAGGAGCTATTGAAAGCCATTGGATCTGTAGTCTCCAAATGCAG CGAGGAGCTGAAGAAGCCTTGCGCAGGCCAACCGACCATTCCTGAGGTGCTGGAGGCTGTGTTTAAGGAATGTCGTAAGGAGAGTCTGGTGTACAAAATGGCTGCTCTGCGCTGCGCCGGAGACGTGCTCCACAGCAGCCAGGAGGACCGTTTCAGCGACATGGCTGAGATCCTTTTCCCTCTGATCAAGAAG AACTGCCCAGAGAGCGGCGGTGCATCTCCGAGGTCactggatgatgatgacgatgacaaAGACGCAAAGGAGAAAGCGCTGCAGACAGACGCTCTACTCTGTGCTTTTGAGACTCTTGGAAAGACTTGGCCCAAAAACCCACAGACTCAGG ctcgtTTCCAGGTGGAGGTGTGCAGTCTAATGTGTAACAAGCTCAAGCTAAGCACCTGGAAAGTGCAGCTTGCTGTTCTACAGTCCATGAAGGCGTACTTCAAGGG gTTATTGCTGCTTGAGAAGGGGAGTGAAGACTTCAATGCATTGTCACAGATCCTCACAGAGACCTGTGCTGCTCTCACTTACCCTTTAG AAAACAAAAGTTACTCCTCTGTGAGGACAGAGGCTTTGTCAGTTGTGGATCTGATCGTAAAGAGAACTGGAG AGAGCGAACAGTGGGACTGTGTGTCCGTGAAGAGCCGGGAGCAGCTGCAGCGCTCCCTGTCAACGCTGCAGTCAGACAGCAGACCTGACCTGAGGGATAAGGCCCAAGAGCTGCGCAGACACATCCAGAGCCAACCCTGA